In Streptomyces sp. RFCAC02, the following proteins share a genomic window:
- the cas5e gene encoding type I-E CRISPR-associated protein Cas5/CasD, whose product MSTSDENGVPGILLHLSGPLQSWGEISRFPAQRDTAAAPTRSGLIGLVASALGYRRDDARLAELSALRFTVRTDRPGTLLRDLHTVGGGMPRHLTVATAEGKHRSGDTSTLVSHRYYLQDAAFTAAITSDNTDLLRRCAAALRRPTWPPYLGRRSCPPSAPFFLGTARDSLHHLVNLPLARRRQAKGAARTDTVAVDYTADAPLAALLRAVTEEAPQPDWLPAPQDSVTQAHDDPLSFASLDRRYRARQRHHTTVHLPASRCAGLGTAYLEHLITYFDSNPPQDLP is encoded by the coding sequence ATGAGCACCTCCGACGAGAACGGGGTGCCGGGAATCCTCCTGCACCTGTCCGGACCACTCCAGTCCTGGGGCGAAATCTCGCGCTTCCCCGCCCAACGCGACACCGCCGCAGCACCCACCCGTTCCGGCCTCATCGGCCTGGTCGCCTCCGCCCTCGGCTACCGGCGTGACGACGCCCGCCTCGCGGAACTCAGCGCTCTGCGCTTCACCGTCCGAACCGACCGACCCGGCACGCTCCTGCGGGACCTGCACACGGTCGGCGGCGGCATGCCCCGCCACCTCACCGTGGCCACCGCCGAGGGAAAGCACCGCAGCGGAGACACCTCCACCCTGGTCTCCCACCGCTACTACCTCCAGGACGCCGCCTTCACCGCCGCCATCACCAGCGACAACACGGACCTGTTGCGACGCTGCGCCGCAGCTCTGCGTCGCCCCACCTGGCCGCCCTACCTGGGACGCCGCTCCTGCCCGCCGAGCGCACCCTTCTTCCTCGGCACCGCACGCGACAGCCTGCACCACCTGGTCAACCTGCCCCTGGCGCGCCGTCGTCAGGCCAAAGGCGCCGCGCGAACTGACACGGTGGCCGTCGACTACACAGCGGACGCCCCACTGGCCGCGCTTCTGCGCGCCGTCACCGAGGAAGCTCCCCAGCCGGACTGGCTCCCCGCGCCGCAGGACAGCGTCACCCAGGCTCACGACGACCCGCTGTCCTTCGCGTCCCTCGACCGCCGGTACCGAGCCAGACAGCGCCACCACACCACCGTTCACCTCCCCGCATCACGCTGCGCGGGACTCGGCACCGCATACCTCGAGCATCTGATCACCTACTTCGACTCCAACCCGCCTCAGGACCTCCCATGA
- the cas6e gene encoding type I-E CRISPR-associated protein Cas6/Cse3/CasE yields MSTPLWITRLVPDVDNPAARKDLSSAVALHHRVMALFPKDLGEHPRQQARVLFRLEEMSGREPTVLIQSGLPPSAERLPQNYGAAQTKSLVPLLDALRTGDHIHYRLIANATRKLGKNTQDGRPLQVKPLHGAEADAWWERQATRAGLTLLSVRSMALADAAGTRGGDKHRITHARTRFDGIAAVTDADALRTAITDGIGRGKSYGCGLLSALPAR; encoded by the coding sequence ATGAGCACACCCTTGTGGATCACCCGGCTCGTGCCCGACGTGGACAACCCGGCCGCGCGTAAGGATCTCAGCAGCGCCGTGGCCCTCCACCACCGCGTGATGGCGCTCTTCCCCAAGGACCTCGGTGAACATCCGAGGCAACAGGCCCGGGTCCTGTTCCGTCTCGAAGAGATGTCCGGGCGAGAACCAACCGTCCTCATCCAAAGCGGACTCCCACCTTCCGCGGAGCGCCTCCCGCAGAACTACGGTGCCGCCCAGACGAAATCCCTCGTACCGCTCCTCGACGCGCTTCGCACCGGCGACCACATCCACTACCGGCTGATCGCCAACGCCACCCGAAAACTCGGCAAGAATACCCAGGACGGACGCCCGCTCCAGGTGAAGCCGCTCCACGGAGCCGAAGCCGACGCGTGGTGGGAACGTCAGGCCACCCGGGCCGGCCTCACCCTTCTCTCCGTCCGGAGCATGGCACTGGCCGACGCCGCCGGCACACGCGGTGGCGACAAGCACCGCATCACCCACGCCCGCACACGCTTCGACGGGATCGCCGCCGTCACCGACGCCGACGCACTCCGCACCGCCATCACCGACGGAATCGGCCGTGGCAAGTCCTACGGATGCGGGCTCCTGAGCGCCCTCCCGGCCCGGTGA